From Medicago truncatula cultivar Jemalong A17 chromosome 7, MtrunA17r5.0-ANR, whole genome shotgun sequence, a single genomic window includes:
- the LOC11429776 gene encoding uncharacterized protein produces MVSFEQNDFDTFIEHASDDDLEFSPRIGPEYQAEIPSLIEKSDQLSLRTDPTDSEDVHDKSLSSAISLPIPVIWSIADTNSFVLGLFIFGKNFTKIKRFIENKRMGEILTFYYGKFYETDGYCRWSECRKLKGRKCIIGKKLFAGARQQELLSRLIPHVSDESQDTFLQVSKSYVEGRTSLEEYISYLKSTAGLGVLVEAVSIGKEKGDLTRLDVEPRKNSPGAFSAQTCKALSSFGPSDIIQSLTGGFQLSKTKSDDLFWEAVWPRLLARGWHSEQPMYQGYVTSKDYLVFLIPGVDKFSRRKLVKGDHYFDSVSDVLNKVVAEPNILELEEEESKVHSCNEEQPEKGTNEDDLSDDHRQCYLKPRSFTYNKDHIKLMGIDTSLVHKGKPSDFRDLKFVPVNSVRKVEPDAAGINDEGQSYTRNVKHSKDMSKSIKRNSTKLTVIDTNRLSEGKLLKKMKQPKYPSVELGDASRMTTNLLKESKGVSSTDDSRRMVEAKMVLCGKQKINKTDSDPNKMVESQKNQHTSVFGDNRMKRIIKHEFNQRVISGDSNHAAVPIKRRRLTACVKAEKSHITENSSVGLGSDKLGFSHSSSFQDANQNVWHSVSHQQQHRGSFTASLAHRSVEENNEKSILKDCYQRKSVPCVQVQKCKSSTFNRPKVPSKSVNIKTMATVEEGEHGLKTNDPCLASATQEVVEEPLRTPCDVDSLEKQADINLRRQSTRNRSLTVRALECIANEFLHVQSRHKRRDTH; encoded by the exons ATGGTGTCCTTTGAGCAGAATGATTTTGATACTTTCATTGAACATGCATCTGATGATGACCTTGAATTCAGTCCACGAATCGGTCCTGAGTACCAGGCAGAAATTCCTTCTTTGATTGAGAAATCAGACCAGCTTTCACTTCGAACGGATCCTACTGATTCAGAAGATGTTCATGATAAATCACTTTCCTCTGCAATAAGTTTGCCCATCCCAGTCATATGGAGTATTGCTGACACAAATAGCTTTGTACtaggtttgtttatttttgggAAGAACTTTACTAAGATAAAAAGATTCATAGAGAACAAACGGATGGGGGAAATACTTACATTTTACTATGGAAAGTTTTACGAAACTGATGGATATTGTAGATGGTCGGAGTGCAGGAAATTAAAAGGGAGAAAATGTATAATAGGGAAGAAACTTTTTGCCGGAGCGAGGCAACAAGAACTATTATCTCGCTTGATTCCTCATGTCTCTGACGAATCTCAAGATACATTTTTACAG GTTTCTAAATCATATGTTGAGGGAAGAACTTCTCTAGAAGAATACATATCTTATTTGAAGTCTACTGCTGGACTTGGCGTTCTTGTGGAAGCAGTTAGTATTGGTAAGGAGAAGGGAGACCTTACTAGGCTTGACGTGGAACCTAGGAAGAACAGTCCTGGGGCATTTTCAGCACAAACTTGCAAAGCTCTGTCTTCTTTTGGACCTAGTGATATAATTCAATCCTTGACAGGAGGATTTCAGCtgagcaaaaccaaaagtgacgaTCTCTTCTGGGAAGCTGTTTGGCCTCGATTACTGGCAAGAGGTTGGCACTCTGAGCAACCAATGTATCAAGGCTATGTTACCTCCAAAGATTATCTGGTCTTTCTTATTCCTGGTGTTGATAAGTTTTCGAGGAGAAAACTTGTGAAAGGTGATCATTACTTTGATTCTGTTAGCGATGTCTTGAACAAAGTGGTAGCTGAACCGAATATTCTTGAGCTTGAAGAGGAAGAATCTAAAGTTCACAGCTGCAATGAGGAACAGCCAGAAAAGGGAACAAATGAAGATGATTTATCGGATGATCATCGTCAATGTTACCTCAAGCCCCGATCTTTTACCTACAATAAAGATCATATAAAATTAATGGGTATTGATACCAGTTTGGTGCATAAAGGAAAGCCATCTGATTTCAGGGATTTGAAATTTGTGCCTGTTAATTCAGTTCGTAAAGTTGAGCCAGATGCTGCTGGTATAAACGATGAAGGGCAAAGTTATACAAGGAATGTAAAACATAGCAAGGATATGTCTAAAAGCATTAAGCGGAATTCGACAAAGTTGACGGTCATTGATACCAATAGACTTTCCGAAGGAAAActattgaagaaaatgaaacaacCAAAATATCCGTCGGTTGAATTGGGAGATGCTTCTAGGATGACTACGAATCTTCTGAAAGAAAGTAAAGGCGTCTCTTCAACTGATGATTCACGAAGAATGGTGGAAGCTAAGATGGTGCTATGTGGTAAacagaaaattaacaaaactgaTAGTGATCCAAACAAGATGGTTGAAAGCCAGAAAAATCAACACACTTCTGTGTTTGGTGATAATCGAATGAAGAGGATCATAAAACATGAATTCAATCAGAGAGTAATATCCGGTGATTCTAATCATGCAGCTGTTCCTATTAAAAGGAGGAGATTAACTGCTTGTGTCAAGGCAGAAAAAAGCCACATCACTGAGAATTCTTCAGTAGGTTTGGGATCGGATAAACTGGGATTCTCTCATTCTTCTAGCTTTCAAGATGCCAACCAAAATGTTTGGCATTCAGTTAGTCATCAGCAGCAGCACAGAGGAAGTTTCACTGCTTCTTTAGCACACAGAAGTGTGGAAGAGAATAATGAAAAAAGCATTCTCAAGGACTGTTATCAACGCAAGAGTGTTCCTTGTGTTCAAGTTCAGAAATGCAAATCGTCCACCTTCAACAGACCCAAGGTTCCATCGAAATCTGTAAATATCAAAACAATGGCGACGGTAGAGGAAGGTGAGCATGGCCTAAAGACAAATGATCCATGTCTAGCATCTGCTACTCAGGAAGTAGTTGAGGAGCCTCTGAGAACACCTTGTGATGTTGATTCTTTGGAAAAACAGGCTGATATAAATCTGAGGAGACAAAGCACTAGAAACAGATCGCTGACAGTTAGAGCATTGGAATGTATTGCAAATGAATTTTTGCATGTGCAAAGTAGACATAAAAGGAGAGACACACACTAA